One Gemmatimonadota bacterium genomic window, TCCACTTCCAGGTATTCCCACCAGTGATTGTGAATCCCGAAGGTCATGCCGTGCGGCGCCACGGCCTCCGCGGCCTCGTTGAAACGGTCCGCCGACCACCTGATGTTGTCCACGGTACTGTGGTCGTCTTGTCCCAGTCCGGATACGACACGCTTCGTTCCGATCGCGTCGGCCGTTTCGACGACGTAGGACTTGTTGTCACCCACGGGCAAAGGCAGGTGCGCGCTGGGAACCTCGAGGTTCAGCGAACGGAAGAGCTTGCCCGCCGCTTCCGGCGTGGTACCCGGAAACCCGGCGGGCTCAACGCCCGCGTAACCGATCTCCGCGGTCAGGTTTACCACGTGTTCAAAATCCTTGTCGGCCAATTCTCTGAGGGTGTACAACTGCAGGGCTACGGGCGGGGGCATATCACGGCACCTCTTTCTCTCTCTTCAGCCGCCTTGGGCTGTTCGATGTTAGGTAGAAACATCAGCGGGTCATTTGGGTTAAAAGTGCGGGTTGAATATACGAAGCCTGCCAACGACGTGCAAGCGAATCGTCAGGACAAATCGTATACGAAATCCCCGCCGCCACGGCGCAGGGCGGCATCGCCTTTGCGTAGCATGCGCAGCACGCTTTCCTCGTGGATCATTTCCATGAGGTCGTTCCTTTCGAACCACCTGAGATCATGGGATTCATCGCTTATCTTCAGGGGCTGCTCCGAGGATGAAACCAGCAGATAACGGAGGTCGTGGTGTTCATGGGCGGGCACATCGGCGCGGGGGGCGATCGCGTGGATGTCCACGTCCAGGGGCACGAACCCTGCCGGCTCCCGGTACAGCCCGAATCCGGCGAGTCCGGATTCCTCCTCGGCTTCCCGCAGGGCCACGAGGTGGGGCCGGGTACAACCGTCGGAATGGCCGCCCAATTGAAGCCAGCGGTCGAAGATGCGGTGCCGGGTCATCAGGTACTTCGAGCGGTCGGGCGAAACGATCCAGGCCGAACCGGTGATGTGACCCGGCATGCACGTTCTTTCAAAGCAGCCGGGATGTCCGGAAACCAGGGAACGTATCCGCTCTATCGTATACTTTTCATCGGGATGATGCGCCAGGTAGTGGTTCAGCATCTGCAGCAGATGGTCGCGATGCGATCCGCCGTCCTCGTGCCCTTTTTGTTGTCTCATCCGTCCGCTTCCCAGAAGCACGGTACATCCAGCTCATCTCCCAGTTCCCGCAGCGACTGGATATGGATGTTGTCCAGGGGGATCCCGTTCCGGCTGAAATCGGCCTCTCGTTCGGCTTCAAGCTCTCCCGCAAGCAACGAGCGGTCCAGACCCGGTAGCGGATGCATGGCGTGTATGTTTTCCCGCAGCTCCGTGACCGTCCGGGTGTAATCGGAAGAGTCGCCTATGAACGCCGGGTCGAGGACAACAGCGGTCAGGCTGCTGGTGGCCTCTGGAAATCTCCGTTCAACGGGTGACTGCGCGTCCACCGGCCAGGTCATCATGACGGAGGTGACCTGGTAGGCCAGTCCCTTGATCAAAGGAAGCACGCTGATTTCCGCGATTTTCTGCTGAACTTCGGGCAGTTCCAGGTGCGTACCCATATCGATCAGCACGGGCGGCTCACCCTCCGCCGCGGGGAATCCGAAACTCACGGGCGGGTTGTTCAACGCCTGGACGACGGGTTCAGGCCGATCGAAGGGAAGGGGACTCATGGGCGTGCTGTAGTACAGGCAGATCATGCCCGCCCCGGTGGCGATGCGCGTCCAGTTCCCCACCGATCCCGTGTGGCCGCAGTGGGTCGCCGTGACCAGGCAGATCCCTGCCGTGCGGGCCCGGGACACAGCGGAGCGAATGGCCCGGGCGGACGCCAGGTGACCCATGCCCCCATCCCCGTTCCATTGCACCACCGCGGCCGACTCCCGGCAGATCCTGATATTCGGCCGCGGGTTGCATCGGCCAGCCTGGAAGGACCTCACGTATCCCGGAAGCTGGCGGGTGCCGTGGCTGAGGACGCCGCGCAGGTCCGTCGCGGCCAGGTAGTCGGCCATTTCCGACGCGTGGGCTTCCGATAGGCCGGCCTTTCCAAGCGCTTCTGCGGTAAAGCGATGCAGGTCCT contains:
- a CDS encoding sugar phosphate isomerase/epimerase, which codes for MPPPVALQLYTLRELADKDFEHVVNLTAEIGYAGVEPAGFPGTTPEAAGKLFRSLNLEVPSAHLPLPVGDNKSYVVETADAIGTKRVVSGLGQDDHSTVDNIRWSADRFNEAAEAVAPHGMTFGIHNHWWEYLEVEGRIATDILLEHLSPEVFFQVDVYWVQVGGPDPAGVLERLGARAPLLHLKDGPCRRNTDMTALGEGSVDLPGVIAGGGNHTEWHIVELDSCATDMVEAVRKSYAYLVDNGLSRGNK
- a CDS encoding NUDIX hydrolase produces the protein MRQQKGHEDGGSHRDHLLQMLNHYLAHHPDEKYTIERIRSLVSGHPGCFERTCMPGHITGSAWIVSPDRSKYLMTRHRIFDRWLQLGGHSDGCTRPHLVALREAEEESGLAGFGLYREPAGFVPLDVDIHAIAPRADVPAHEHHDLRYLLVSSSEQPLKISDESHDLRWFERNDLMEMIHEESVLRMLRKGDAALRRGGGDFVYDLS
- a CDS encoding Ldh family oxidoreductase, which gives rise to MAIIPVDYTNLRYDAKDLHRFTAEALGKAGLSEAHASEMADYLAATDLRGVLSHGTRQLPGYVRSFQAGRCNPRPNIRICRESAAVVQWNGDGGMGHLASARAIRSAVSRARTAGICLVTATHCGHTGSVGNWTRIATGAGMICLYYSTPMSPLPFDRPEPVVQALNNPPVSFGFPAAEGEPPVLIDMGTHLELPEVQQKIAEISVLPLIKGLAYQVTSVMMTWPVDAQSPVERRFPEATSSLTAVVLDPAFIGDSSDYTRTVTELRENIHAMHPLPGLDRSLLAGELEAEREADFSRNGIPLDNIHIQSLRELGDELDVPCFWEADG